Proteins encoded in a region of the Sebastes fasciatus isolate fSebFas1 chromosome 9, fSebFas1.pri, whole genome shotgun sequence genome:
- the eif4e1c gene encoding eukaryotic translation initiation factor 4E family member 1c, giving the protein MATSEPKAPETEEPQPPTESPVVANPEQYIKHPLQNRWALWYFKNDKSKSWTENLRLISKFDTVEDFWALYNHIQQPSKLGFGCDYCLFKDGIKPMWEDDRNKLGGRWLMTLNKQQRHNDLDRYWMETLLCLVGESFDEASEDVCGAVVNVRPKGDKIAIWTSTCQNREAIMTIGQNYKERLNIPTKAIIGYQSHDDTSSKSGSTTKNMYSV; this is encoded by the exons AAAGCACCCGAAACTGAAGAACCACAACCCCCAACTGAGAGCCCAGTCGTTGCGAACCCTGAGCAGTATATCAAGCACCCCTTGCAAAACAG ATGGGCCCTGTGGTATTTCAAAAACGACAAGAGCAAAAGCTGGACAGAGAACCTGCGTCTCATTTCCAAGTTTGACACAGTGGAAGACTTTTGGGC ATTATACAACCACATACAGCAACCCAGCAAACTTGGCTTCGGCTGcgattattgtttatttaag GATGGGATCAAGCCGATGTGGGAGGATGACAGGAACAAGCTGGGGGGTCGATGGCTGATGACTCTCAATAAGCAACAGAGACACAATGACCTTGACCGCTACTGGATGGAGACG cTCTTGTGTTTAGTCGGTGAGTCGTTCGATGAGGCAAGTGAAGATGTGTGTGGAGCTGTGGTCAACGTCAGACCCAAAGGTGACAAAATAGCCATCTGGACGAGCACCTGCCAAAACAGGGAAGCCATCATGACGATAGG GCAAAATTATAAAGAGCGTCTGAACATCCCCACCAAAGCCATCATCGGCTACCAGTCACACGACGACACATCCAGCAAGAGCGGATCCACCACCAAGAACATGTACTCTGTTTGA
- the LOC141773802 gene encoding transmembrane protein 150A, with amino-acid sequence MVLWIIFPISLSLVSFIGTWTVYGLAFANNHVCSLSDWGSDNYCRGNQSTGCCLAPTISSSGTSAPENSLFTATINAGSFLFLLFCIFHHAHIMERYTCHAMLSRFALVFGVVAALGAFAAGNCNPGYLALLHYLGAAISFMCICFYTVLLTALTRKCVLTGYEKILYPFRITSTVFQTILTICYTVLFAQEEYNYVHWSAIVEWMLSVNLELFELSFAVEFYFFSSFMLSNLLSKREEEKPLMMTMS; translated from the exons ATGGTGCTCTGGATTATcttccccatctctctctccctggtGTCCTTCATTGGAACATGGACTGT ATATGGCCTGGCCTTCGCCAACAATCATGTGTGCTCTCTCAGTGACTG GGGGAGTGACAACTACTGCAGAGGGAATCAGTCCACTGGATGTTGCCTTGCTCCCACTATAAG CTCAAGTGGAACTAGTGCACCAGAAAATTCACTTTTCACAGCCACGATCAACGCGGGCTCCTTCCTAT TTCTGCTGTTCTGCATCTTCCACCATGCCCATATTATGGAGAGATACACATGTCATGCCATGCTGAGCAGGTTTGCTCTGGTCTTTGGTGTGGTGGCAGCTCTGGGGGCGTTCGCAGCTGGAAACTGTAAT CCAGGTTACTTGGCACTGCTTCACTACCTGGGAGCTGCCATCAGTTTCATGTGCATCTGCTTCTACACCGTCCTGCTCACTGCGCTGACCAGGAAGTGTGTGCTGACAGGATATGAGAAGATCCTCTACCCGTTCCGCATCACCTCCACTGTGTTTCAAACCATTCTCACCATCTGCT ACACCGTTTTGTTTGCCCAGGAGGAGTACAACTACGTTCACTGGTCGGCTATAGTTGAGTGGATGCTCAGCGTCAACCTGGAGCTGTTTGAGCTCAGCTTCGCCGTGGAGTTTTACTTCTTCTCGTCCTTCATGCTCTCAAATCTGCTGAGCAAACGAGAGGAAGAGAAGCCCTTGATGATGACGATGTCCTGA
- the LOC141773801 gene encoding NFU1 iron-sulfur cluster scaffold homolog, mitochondrial, giving the protein MAASMRWGLQQMFRGRNIAPFRFPVRTRSSSYLSQCSTQISRRVQPLFRTGSTHFSIRRLSIQTQDTPNPRSLKFLPGKAVLGSGTLDFPSPNSAGSSSLARDLFEIEGVKSVFFGPDFITVTKADEDVEWTDIKRHALEAIAKFFESGDLITTGEVHKESSLSEDDDEIVSMIKELLDTRIRPTVQEDGGDVIYKGFEDGTVKLKLVGSCTGCPSSTVTLKNGIQNMMQFYIPEVNNVEQVEDEVDEINAKVFSELERKLQE; this is encoded by the exons atggcggCGAGCATGAGATGGGGTCTGCAGCAGATGTTTCGGGGAAGAAATATTGCTCCTTTTAG GTTTCCAGTGAGGACCAGAAGCTCATCATACCTCTCCCAGTGCTCGACCCAGATCTCCAGAAGAGTTCAGCCTCTGTTCAGGACTGGATCCACACACTTCTCAA TAAGACGCCTCTCCATCCAGACTCAAGACACTCCAAACCCCAGAAGCTTGAAGTTCCTTCCTGGTAAAGCTGTCCTAGGAAGTGGGACGCTTGACTTTCCCTCTCCGAACTCAGCTGGATCTTCATCTTTAGCCAG GGACCTGTTTGAAATCGAAGGAGTGAAAAGTGTGTTCTTTGGCCCTGACTTCATCACAGTCACTAAA GCAGATGAGGATGTGGAATGGACAGACATTAAGCGCCATGCTTTGGAGGCCATTGCTAAGTTCTTTGAGAGTGGTGACCTGATAACAACAGGGGAAGTGCACAAAGAAAGCA GTCTTtctgaagatgatgatgaaattGTATCTATGATAAAGGAGCTTCTGGACACCAGAATCAG ACCTACAGTGCAGGAGGATGGAGGCGACGTCATCTATAAGGGGTTTGAGGACGGCACAGTCAAGCTGAAGCTGGTTGGTTCCTGCACAGGCTGTCCCAGTTCTACAGTTACCTTGAAGAACGGCATTCAGAACATGATGCAGTTTTATATCCCAGAAGTAAACAACGTGGAACAG GTGGAAGATGAAGTGGATGAAATCAATGCAAAGGTTTTCTCTGAGCTGGAACGCAAATTACAAGAATAA
- the ccar1 gene encoding cell division cycle and apoptosis regulator protein 1 isoform X1, with product MAQFGGQKNPPWATQFAATAVSQPGHSGQSLDLSSLHSLGVQQPSLLGASPSVYSQQSAMAAASLSNQSAANYQLSQQTAALQQQAAAAAAAALQQSQLNTALQQYQQQQQQQQQQQQQQQQQQQQQQQQQQQQQQQPPQQQLYNVPHQLPQPQQALLSQPPVALPTSLSMSNPQQTAQITVSYPTPRSSHQQQTQPQKQRVFTGVVNKLHDTFGFVDEDVFFQLSAVKGKTPQVGDRVLVEAVYNPNMPFKWNAQRIQTLPQLTNQSHQQQPQPLPQASPQLGGLYNEPGMQLRYSDMHSTLDNRQNNQPQPPNMMKAAPNMMQSLPPPTTFSVPTQVPPPSLLQAQLSAASLAPLLQNPPQPLLPQPPPKDVFPGGLLQPPVRMMPQPQPVRRIEPPPRFPSRNDRGPELILRTKEERSVFSHQFLSRDRDRERRRSRERSPTRKRSRDRSPRRDRSPRRPRRVVPRYTVQFSKFSLDGSSCDMMELRRRYQSLYIPSDFFDAVFTWVEAFPLTRPFQFSNACNFHILHKEVDPLVKNTAVLDPPDANHTYSAKVMLLANPSIEELYHKSCALAEDSQEVKDSFQHPARLIKFLVGMRGKDEAMAIGGHWSPSLDGADPEKDPAVLIKTAIRCCKALTGIDLSLCTQWYRFAEIRYHRPEETHKGRTVPAHVETVVLFLPDVWHCLPTRSEWEVLSRRLREQLAEKLSAERKEADGEQEEEEKDDDESKDVSIPTHWAKLDPKSMKVNDLRKELDCRSLSSKGLKSQLIARLTKQLKVEEQVEESKEPEKPEPKAAEEEEPIRTEEDREEEERKRQEELERQRRERRYILPDEPTIIVHPNWAAKNGKFDCSVMSLSVLLDYRLEDNKEHSFEVSLFAELFNEMLQRDFGYRIYKVLAAFPTKDDKKEKEKKAKKEVEKREIKKEKEEESEEPVVKKTKEDEEEKKKSDEKVVKKELSRDEEENEDDGSTANAEEYDPMEAEDAEDDDDDDKDDDDSNDRDRKDRKDDRKSSKERSSKDKEKKLMVTHNKELLMAFVYFDQSHCGYLLERDLEEILYTLGLHLSRAQIKKLLNKPVVRESCYYRKLTDRGKDEPIPSFNEALIENLIGNRGLLPATKVRAQSEASESGNLIVYNGAMVDVGSMMQKLEKSEKAREEIEQKLMVQDAKMDEDAKVKAQVEQANKSLTRELEEVKSTLSQTEQTLKAADEQKTIYHDQINKTSNTLTSSVKELLAVLKKDQEVDESGDEVTDDRTRTSQTNGADK from the exons ATGGCCCAATTTGGGGGACAGAAGAATCCGCCCTGGGCGACTCAGTTTGCTGCCACAGCGGTGTCCCAGCCGGGCCACTCGGGACAGTCTCTTGACCTCAGTAGTCTGCACT CTCTTGGTGTGCAGCAGCCATCACTTCTGGGAGCATCCCCCTCTGTTTACTCTCAACAGTCAGCCATGGCTGCAGCCTCTCTCAGCAACCAGTCTGCTGCAAACTATCAGCTGTCTCAGCaaactgctgctctgcagcagcaagctgcagcagctgccgcAGCAGCACTACAGCAG TCTCAGCTCAATACAGCCCTCCAGCagtatcagcagcagcagcagcaacagcagcaacaacaacaacagcagcagcagcagcagcagcaacaacagcagcagcaacagcagcaacagcagcaacccCCTCAACAGCAACTGTACAATGTACCTCATCAG CTTCCACAGCCTCAACAGGCACTGCTTTCTCAG CCTCCCGTCGCCTTGCCCACCAGCCTAAGCATGTCCAACCCCCAGCAGACAGCCCAGATTACTGTGTCCTACCCAACACCACGTTCAAGCCATCAACAGCAGACGCAGCCACAGAAGCAGCGAGTCTTCACTGGTGTCGTCAACAAGCTACATGACACATTTGGCTTTGTAGATGAAGATGTCTTCTTTCAGCTAAG tgctGTGAAGGGGAAGACTCCTCAGGTGGGTGACAGGGTCCTAGTGGAAGCTGTGTACAACCCGAACATGCCCTTCAAGTGGAACGCCCAACGCATCCAGACCTTACCTCAGCTAACAAACCAGTCG catcagcagcagcctcAGCCTTTACCTCAAGCTTCCCCACAGCTCGGCGGCCTTTACAATGAGCCAGGGATGCAGCTGCGCTACTCAGACATGCACTCCACTTTGGACAACAGACAAAAT AATCAGCCTCAACCTCCTAACATGATGAAGGCAGCACCCAACATGATGCAGTCGCTACCTCCCCCGACCACATTCAGTGTTCCGACCCAGGTTCCACCTCCTTCCCTCCTGCAGGCCCAGCTGTCTGCTGCCTCTCTGGCCCCTCTCCTCCAAAACCCTCCTCAGCCTCTGCTGCCACAGCCTCCACCCAAAG ATGTGTTTCCCGGGGGTCTACTTCAGCCCCCAGTGAGAATGATGCCACAGCCGCAGCCTGTCCGACGAATTGAGCCTCCGCCTCGTTTCCCCAGTCGCAATGATCGAGGCCCTGAGCTCATTCTCAGGACTAAAGAGGAACGCAG tgtgttttcacatcaattCCTTAGTCGAGACAGAGACCGTGAGCGCAGACGATCAAGAGAACGCTCGCCCACACGTAAACGTTCCAGAGACCGCTCTCCCAGACGTGACCGCTCACCTCGACGGCCTCGCAGGGTGGTTCCTCGCTACACCGTCCAGTTTTCTAAGTTCAGCTTAGATGG CTCCAGCTGTGACATGATGGAGCTGAGAAGGCGCTATCAGAGCCTCTACATTCCTAGCGACTTCTTTGATGCTGTCTTCACCTGGGTGGAAGCCTTCCCTCTAACAAGACCCTTCCAGTTTAGTAACGCCTGTAACTTCCACATCTTACACAAAGAGGTGGATCCTCTAGTCAAGAATACGGCTGTGCTGGACCCTCCGGATGCCAACCACACCTATAGTGCTAAG GTGATGCTACTGGCTAACCCCAGTAtagaggagctctatcacaagTCCTGTGCTCTGGCAGAAGACTCCCAGGAAGTCAAAGACTCCTTCCAACACCCTGCTAGACTCATTAAG TTTTTGGTGGGAATGAGAGGTAAAGATGAGGCAATGGCCATTGGTGGTCACTGGTCTCCCTCTCTGGATGGAGCTGACCCAGAGAAGGATCCCGCAGTCCTTATAAAGACAGCCATACGCTGTTGCAAGGCACTCACAGGCATAGATCTTAGTCTGTGCACTCAGTG GTATCGTTTTGCAGAGATTCGCTATCATCGGCCGGAGGAGACACACAAGGGGCGGACAGTCCCTGCTCATGTGGAGACAGTGGTTTTGTTTCTTCCGGATGTTTGGCATTGTCTTCCTACCCGCTCAGAGTGGGAGGTGCTGTCACGGCGACTCCGGGAGCAGCTGGCTGAGAAGCTGTCGGCCGAGCGAAAGGAGGCGGATGGAGAACAG gaggaagaggagaaagatgacGATGAATCGAAGGACGTTAGTATTCCCACTCACTGGGCTAAACTTGACCCGAAATCAATGAAG GTAAATGACCTGCGCAAAGAACTTGATTGTCGCTCTCTAAGCTCTAAGGGGTTAAAGTCGCAGCTGATCGCCCGTCTTACGAAGCAGCTGAAGGTGgaggagcaggtggaggagTCTAAGGAGCCCGAGAAACCAGAGCCCAAAGctgctgaggaagaggagccgATTCGCACTGAGGAAGACCGAGAG gaggaggaaaggaagcGGCAGGAGGAGCTTGAGCGCCAGCGGAGAGAAAGGCGCTACATCCTCCCTGATGAGCCCACCATCATCGTACACCCCAACTGGGCAGCCAAGAATGGCAAATTTGATTGCAGTGTCATGTCACTGAGTGTGCTGCTGGACTACAGACTGGAAGACAACAAGGAGCACTCTTTTGAG GTTTCCTTATTTGCTGAGCTGTTTAACGAGATGCTACAGAGAGATTTTGGTTACCGCATATATAAAGTCCTGGCTGCTTTTCCTACCAAAGATGATaagaaggaaaaggagaagaaagCCAAGAAGGAGGTGGAAAAGCGTGAAATaaagaaggaaaaagaagaggagagtgaGGAACCAGTAGTAAAGAAGACtaaagaggatgaggaggaaaagaagaag AGCGATGAAAAGGTTGTGAAAAAAGAGTTGTCtcgagatgaagaggagaacgAAGATGATGGCAGCACGGCCAATGCTGAAGAATATGACCCCATGGAGGCTGAAGATGCAgaggatgacgatgatgatg ACAAGGATGATGACGACTCCAATGACAGAGACCGGAAAGACCGCAAGGATGACCGCAAGTCGTCAAAAGAGAGGTCATCTAAAGACAAG GAGAAGAAGCTGATGGTCACACACAACAAGGAGCTGCTGATGGCATTTGTCTACTTTGACCAGAGTCACTGTGGTTATTTGCTGGAGAGAGACCTGGAGGAGATCCTGTACACACTGGGACTACACCTTTCTCGTGCTCAG ATAAAGAAGCTGTTGAACAAGCCGGTGGTCAGAGAGTCTTGTTACTACCGTAAACTGACAGACCGGGGGAAGGACGAACCCATTCCTTCCTTTAATGAAGCCCTAATAGAAAACCTCATAG gTAACCGAGGACTACTTCCTGCTACAAAAGTTCGTGCACAGTCTGAGGCCAGTGAGTCTGGTAATCTGATCGTGTATAACGGAGCCATGGTCGACGTCGGCAGCATGATGCAGAAACTGGAGAAGAGTGAGAAAGCAAGAGAGGAGATAGAACAGAAGCTCATGGTGCAGGATGCCAAAATGG ATGAAGATGCAAAGGTGAAAGCTCAGGTGGAGCAAGCCAACAAATCCTTGACCagggagctggaggaggtgAAAAGCACATTGAGCCAAACTGAGCAGACTCTGAAAGCTGCGGACGAGCAGAAGACCATCTACCACGACCAGATTAACAAGACGTCCAACACCTTGACGTCCTCCGTCAAAGAGCTGCTGGCAGTGCTGAAAAAG gaTCAAGAAGTAGACGAGTCGGGTGATGAAGTTACTGACGATCGCACTCGGACGTCTCAAACAAACGGCGCTGATAAATGa
- the ccar1 gene encoding cell division cycle and apoptosis regulator protein 1 isoform X2: protein MAQFGGQKNPPWATQFAATAVSQPGHSGQSLDLSSLHSLGVQQPSLLGASPSVYSQQSAMAAASLSNQSAANYQLSQQTAALQQQAAAAAAAALQQSQLNTALQQYQQQQQQQQQQQQQQQQQQQQQQQQQQQQQQQPPQQQLYNVPHQLPQPQQALLSQPPVALPTSLSMSNPQQTAQITVSYPTPRSSHQQQTQPQKQRVFTGVVNKLHDTFGFVDEDVFFQLSAVKGKTPQVGDRVLVEAVYNPNMPFKWNAQRIQTLPQLTNQSHQQQPQPLPQASPQLGGLYNEPGMQLRYSDMHSTLDNRQNNQPQPPNMMKAAPNMMQSLPPPTTFSVPTQVPPPSLLQAQLSAASLAPLLQNPPQPLLPQPPPKDVFPGGLLQPPVRMMPQPQPVRRIEPPPRFPSRNDRGPELILRTKEERSRDRDRERRRSRERSPTRKRSRDRSPRRDRSPRRPRRVVPRYTVQFSKFSLDGSSCDMMELRRRYQSLYIPSDFFDAVFTWVEAFPLTRPFQFSNACNFHILHKEVDPLVKNTAVLDPPDANHTYSAKVMLLANPSIEELYHKSCALAEDSQEVKDSFQHPARLIKFLVGMRGKDEAMAIGGHWSPSLDGADPEKDPAVLIKTAIRCCKALTGIDLSLCTQWYRFAEIRYHRPEETHKGRTVPAHVETVVLFLPDVWHCLPTRSEWEVLSRRLREQLAEKLSAERKEADGEQEEEEKDDDESKDVSIPTHWAKLDPKSMKVNDLRKELDCRSLSSKGLKSQLIARLTKQLKVEEQVEESKEPEKPEPKAAEEEEPIRTEEDREEEERKRQEELERQRRERRYILPDEPTIIVHPNWAAKNGKFDCSVMSLSVLLDYRLEDNKEHSFEVSLFAELFNEMLQRDFGYRIYKVLAAFPTKDDKKEKEKKAKKEVEKREIKKEKEEESEEPVVKKTKEDEEEKKKSDEKVVKKELSRDEEENEDDGSTANAEEYDPMEAEDAEDDDDDDKDDDDSNDRDRKDRKDDRKSSKERSSKDKEKKLMVTHNKELLMAFVYFDQSHCGYLLERDLEEILYTLGLHLSRAQIKKLLNKPVVRESCYYRKLTDRGKDEPIPSFNEALIENLIGNRGLLPATKVRAQSEASESGNLIVYNGAMVDVGSMMQKLEKSEKAREEIEQKLMVQDAKMDEDAKVKAQVEQANKSLTRELEEVKSTLSQTEQTLKAADEQKTIYHDQINKTSNTLTSSVKELLAVLKKDQEVDESGDEVTDDRTRTSQTNGADK, encoded by the exons ATGGCCCAATTTGGGGGACAGAAGAATCCGCCCTGGGCGACTCAGTTTGCTGCCACAGCGGTGTCCCAGCCGGGCCACTCGGGACAGTCTCTTGACCTCAGTAGTCTGCACT CTCTTGGTGTGCAGCAGCCATCACTTCTGGGAGCATCCCCCTCTGTTTACTCTCAACAGTCAGCCATGGCTGCAGCCTCTCTCAGCAACCAGTCTGCTGCAAACTATCAGCTGTCTCAGCaaactgctgctctgcagcagcaagctgcagcagctgccgcAGCAGCACTACAGCAG TCTCAGCTCAATACAGCCCTCCAGCagtatcagcagcagcagcagcaacagcagcaacaacaacaacagcagcagcagcagcagcagcaacaacagcagcagcaacagcagcaacagcagcaacccCCTCAACAGCAACTGTACAATGTACCTCATCAG CTTCCACAGCCTCAACAGGCACTGCTTTCTCAG CCTCCCGTCGCCTTGCCCACCAGCCTAAGCATGTCCAACCCCCAGCAGACAGCCCAGATTACTGTGTCCTACCCAACACCACGTTCAAGCCATCAACAGCAGACGCAGCCACAGAAGCAGCGAGTCTTCACTGGTGTCGTCAACAAGCTACATGACACATTTGGCTTTGTAGATGAAGATGTCTTCTTTCAGCTAAG tgctGTGAAGGGGAAGACTCCTCAGGTGGGTGACAGGGTCCTAGTGGAAGCTGTGTACAACCCGAACATGCCCTTCAAGTGGAACGCCCAACGCATCCAGACCTTACCTCAGCTAACAAACCAGTCG catcagcagcagcctcAGCCTTTACCTCAAGCTTCCCCACAGCTCGGCGGCCTTTACAATGAGCCAGGGATGCAGCTGCGCTACTCAGACATGCACTCCACTTTGGACAACAGACAAAAT AATCAGCCTCAACCTCCTAACATGATGAAGGCAGCACCCAACATGATGCAGTCGCTACCTCCCCCGACCACATTCAGTGTTCCGACCCAGGTTCCACCTCCTTCCCTCCTGCAGGCCCAGCTGTCTGCTGCCTCTCTGGCCCCTCTCCTCCAAAACCCTCCTCAGCCTCTGCTGCCACAGCCTCCACCCAAAG ATGTGTTTCCCGGGGGTCTACTTCAGCCCCCAGTGAGAATGATGCCACAGCCGCAGCCTGTCCGACGAATTGAGCCTCCGCCTCGTTTCCCCAGTCGCAATGATCGAGGCCCTGAGCTCATTCTCAGGACTAAAGAGGAACGCAG TCGAGACAGAGACCGTGAGCGCAGACGATCAAGAGAACGCTCGCCCACACGTAAACGTTCCAGAGACCGCTCTCCCAGACGTGACCGCTCACCTCGACGGCCTCGCAGGGTGGTTCCTCGCTACACCGTCCAGTTTTCTAAGTTCAGCTTAGATGG CTCCAGCTGTGACATGATGGAGCTGAGAAGGCGCTATCAGAGCCTCTACATTCCTAGCGACTTCTTTGATGCTGTCTTCACCTGGGTGGAAGCCTTCCCTCTAACAAGACCCTTCCAGTTTAGTAACGCCTGTAACTTCCACATCTTACACAAAGAGGTGGATCCTCTAGTCAAGAATACGGCTGTGCTGGACCCTCCGGATGCCAACCACACCTATAGTGCTAAG GTGATGCTACTGGCTAACCCCAGTAtagaggagctctatcacaagTCCTGTGCTCTGGCAGAAGACTCCCAGGAAGTCAAAGACTCCTTCCAACACCCTGCTAGACTCATTAAG TTTTTGGTGGGAATGAGAGGTAAAGATGAGGCAATGGCCATTGGTGGTCACTGGTCTCCCTCTCTGGATGGAGCTGACCCAGAGAAGGATCCCGCAGTCCTTATAAAGACAGCCATACGCTGTTGCAAGGCACTCACAGGCATAGATCTTAGTCTGTGCACTCAGTG GTATCGTTTTGCAGAGATTCGCTATCATCGGCCGGAGGAGACACACAAGGGGCGGACAGTCCCTGCTCATGTGGAGACAGTGGTTTTGTTTCTTCCGGATGTTTGGCATTGTCTTCCTACCCGCTCAGAGTGGGAGGTGCTGTCACGGCGACTCCGGGAGCAGCTGGCTGAGAAGCTGTCGGCCGAGCGAAAGGAGGCGGATGGAGAACAG gaggaagaggagaaagatgacGATGAATCGAAGGACGTTAGTATTCCCACTCACTGGGCTAAACTTGACCCGAAATCAATGAAG GTAAATGACCTGCGCAAAGAACTTGATTGTCGCTCTCTAAGCTCTAAGGGGTTAAAGTCGCAGCTGATCGCCCGTCTTACGAAGCAGCTGAAGGTGgaggagcaggtggaggagTCTAAGGAGCCCGAGAAACCAGAGCCCAAAGctgctgaggaagaggagccgATTCGCACTGAGGAAGACCGAGAG gaggaggaaaggaagcGGCAGGAGGAGCTTGAGCGCCAGCGGAGAGAAAGGCGCTACATCCTCCCTGATGAGCCCACCATCATCGTACACCCCAACTGGGCAGCCAAGAATGGCAAATTTGATTGCAGTGTCATGTCACTGAGTGTGCTGCTGGACTACAGACTGGAAGACAACAAGGAGCACTCTTTTGAG GTTTCCTTATTTGCTGAGCTGTTTAACGAGATGCTACAGAGAGATTTTGGTTACCGCATATATAAAGTCCTGGCTGCTTTTCCTACCAAAGATGATaagaaggaaaaggagaagaaagCCAAGAAGGAGGTGGAAAAGCGTGAAATaaagaaggaaaaagaagaggagagtgaGGAACCAGTAGTAAAGAAGACtaaagaggatgaggaggaaaagaagaag AGCGATGAAAAGGTTGTGAAAAAAGAGTTGTCtcgagatgaagaggagaacgAAGATGATGGCAGCACGGCCAATGCTGAAGAATATGACCCCATGGAGGCTGAAGATGCAgaggatgacgatgatgatg ACAAGGATGATGACGACTCCAATGACAGAGACCGGAAAGACCGCAAGGATGACCGCAAGTCGTCAAAAGAGAGGTCATCTAAAGACAAG GAGAAGAAGCTGATGGTCACACACAACAAGGAGCTGCTGATGGCATTTGTCTACTTTGACCAGAGTCACTGTGGTTATTTGCTGGAGAGAGACCTGGAGGAGATCCTGTACACACTGGGACTACACCTTTCTCGTGCTCAG ATAAAGAAGCTGTTGAACAAGCCGGTGGTCAGAGAGTCTTGTTACTACCGTAAACTGACAGACCGGGGGAAGGACGAACCCATTCCTTCCTTTAATGAAGCCCTAATAGAAAACCTCATAG gTAACCGAGGACTACTTCCTGCTACAAAAGTTCGTGCACAGTCTGAGGCCAGTGAGTCTGGTAATCTGATCGTGTATAACGGAGCCATGGTCGACGTCGGCAGCATGATGCAGAAACTGGAGAAGAGTGAGAAAGCAAGAGAGGAGATAGAACAGAAGCTCATGGTGCAGGATGCCAAAATGG ATGAAGATGCAAAGGTGAAAGCTCAGGTGGAGCAAGCCAACAAATCCTTGACCagggagctggaggaggtgAAAAGCACATTGAGCCAAACTGAGCAGACTCTGAAAGCTGCGGACGAGCAGAAGACCATCTACCACGACCAGATTAACAAGACGTCCAACACCTTGACGTCCTCCGTCAAAGAGCTGCTGGCAGTGCTGAAAAAG gaTCAAGAAGTAGACGAGTCGGGTGATGAAGTTACTGACGATCGCACTCGGACGTCTCAAACAAACGGCGCTGATAAATGa